The Balneolales bacterium ANBcel1 DNA segment ATCAGCTTTTACAAGCAGGGCGCTTTCACCGATTTGTGCCGTGGTCCGCATATCCCCGATACCGGGAACATCAAGGCGATCAAACTGCTGAACACCGCCGGGGCTTACTGGCGCGGGGACAACAGCAGCAAGCAGTTGACCCGGATTTACGGCATCAGCTTCCCCAAGAAATCGATGCTTGACAGTTTTCTCACCCAGCTGGAGGAGGCCCGCAAGCGGGATCATAAAAAACTGGGTCCGCAGCTCGGCATCTATATGATCGACCGGATGGTGGGAAGCGGCTTGCCCATGTGGCTGCCCAACGGAACCATTCTGCGCCGAACCCTCGAGGCTTTTTTGAGGGATGAGCAGGTGCGACGCGGTTATGAGGAGGTGATCACCCCCCACATCGGGAACCTGGAGCTGTACCGCACATCCGGCCATTACCCCTATTACAAGGATTCGCAATTTGCCCCGATGGAGATCGACGACGAGGGGTACCTTCTGAAGCCGATGAACTGCCCGCATCACCACCGGATATACGACCACGAGATGCGAAGCTACCGTGATTTGCCGGTAAGGCTCGCGGAGTTCGGCACGGTTTACCGCTACGAACAAACCGGCGAGCTCAACGGCCTTTCGCGCGTCAGGGGATTCACCCAGGACGATGCGCACATCTATTGCACCAACGACCAGCTCAAGCAGGAAATCATTCACTGTATCGAGCTCACCCAGTTTGTTTTCTCCACATTCAACATGCCGGTCGATATCCGTCTCTCCTTCCGGGACGAAAGCGAGGAGAAATACGGCGGCGACCTGGAGCTGTGGGAACGCGCGCAGCGGGAAATCCGGGAAGCGGCCGACGAAATGGAGCTGGAGTACAAAATCGCCGAGGGCGAAGCCAGCTTCTACGGACCCAAAATCGATTTTATCATCCACGATGCGCTGGGTCGAAAATGGCAGCTTGGCACGGTGCAGGTGGATTACGTTATGCCGGAGCGGTTTGACCTGACCTATGTGGGTTCCGACAATCAGAAACACCGGCCGGTGATCATCCACAGAGCGCCATTCGGCTCGATGGAGCGGTTCACGAGCATACTGATAGAGCACTTTGCAGGATACTTCCCGCTGTGGCTGAGTCCGCAGCAGG contains these protein-coding regions:
- the thrS gene encoding threonine--tRNA ligase, with amino-acid sequence MSAQTTDKEQQLTFTFPDGSEKQFPAGVTGHEIAGSISGRLAREALSITIDNTVVDLHRPLHSGGRITINTWDDEDGRMAFWHSSAHVLAEAVEALYPGVKLGIGPPIEQGFYYDIDFGDRHIGTEDLPAIEKKMLELARQKNRFERFEISKDEAVDHYRKKDDPYKLDLLDGLEDGTISFYKQGAFTDLCRGPHIPDTGNIKAIKLLNTAGAYWRGDNSSKQLTRIYGISFPKKSMLDSFLTQLEEARKRDHKKLGPQLGIYMIDRMVGSGLPMWLPNGTILRRTLEAFLRDEQVRRGYEEVITPHIGNLELYRTSGHYPYYKDSQFAPMEIDDEGYLLKPMNCPHHHRIYDHEMRSYRDLPVRLAEFGTVYRYEQTGELNGLSRVRGFTQDDAHIYCTNDQLKQEIIHCIELTQFVFSTFNMPVDIRLSFRDESEEKYGGDLELWERAQREIREAADEMELEYKIAEGEASFYGPKIDFIIHDALGRKWQLGTVQVDYVMPERFDLTYVGSDNQKHRPVIIHRAPFGSMERFTSILIEHFAGYFPLWLSPQQAVIIPVSDQFNDLAETYREQLEQAGIRVKSDLRGEQIGAKIRNAETRKIPYMLIVGEKEAENHSVSVRKHKKGDIGSFNFSDFLSIIKKEVDEKVLP